The genomic segment TAGCTGCTCTCTGTATATTAGTATATGGTATCAATTACCTGAAAGGTATCAATATGTTTAAGCCTTCCAGTTATTTCTATGTCAAATTTCAGAATGTCAACGGACTTACCAAGTCTAGTCCTGTCTTTGCCGACGGTTTTCGTGTAGGCATCGTACGCGACCTGTACTATGATTACAGCCAGCCCGGAAAGGTAATTGCCGAAATAGATGTCAACACCGACTTGCGTATTCCCAAAGGCAGTACGGCGGAACTGGCAGCAGAAATGCTGGGCGGCGTCAAAATGAACCTGCTCCTTGCCAACAATCCCCGCGAGAAATACCAGATAGGAGATACAATTCCCGGTACGCTCAACAACGGAATGATGGAAAAAGTTGCCGCCATGATGCCGCAACTGGAAAAGATGCTGCCTAAGCTGGACTCTATACTCGGATCTTTAAATACGGTATTGGCAGATCCGGCCATCCCCACCACTCTGCATAATGTACAGACTCTGACAGCCAACTTAGCAGTGACCAGTGGACAGCTGCAAACATTAATGAACAAGGACATTCCCCAACTTACAGGCAAGCTGAATACTATTGGGGATAACTTCGTACTTATTTCAAATAACTTGAAAGAAATAGATTATGCAACAGCCATGCAAAGCATAGACTCCACATTGGCTAATGTAAAAATGATTACAGATAAATTAAACCGAAAGGATAATACTGT from the Bacteroides eggerthii genome contains:
- a CDS encoding MlaD family protein, with protein sequence MKYITKEVRIGIAGIAALCILVYGINYLKGINMFKPSSYFYVKFQNVNGLTKSSPVFADGFRVGIVRDLYYDYSQPGKVIAEIDVNTDLRIPKGSTAELAAEMLGGVKMNLLLANNPREKYQIGDTIPGTLNNGMMEKVAAMMPQLEKMLPKLDSILGSLNTVLADPAIPTTLHNVQTLTANLAVTSGQLQTLMNKDIPQLTGKLNTIGDNFVLISNNLKEIDYATAMQSIDSTLANVKMITDKLNRKDNTVGLLLNDPSLYNNLNATTANAASLLEDLKSHPKRYVHFSLFGKKDK